The Syngnathus typhle isolate RoL2023-S1 ecotype Sweden linkage group LG3, RoL_Styp_1.0, whole genome shotgun sequence genome window below encodes:
- the aars2 gene encoding alanine--tRNA ligase, mitochondrial isoform X1, whose amino-acid sequence MAVLLPRPLMLSLLPRRLAPFPPLGWVRRASVCPPEVSAERVRRTFVDFFEREHGHLSVPSSPVRPRGDPSLLFVNAGMNQFKPILLGTANPRSAMASYRRVVNSQKCVRAGGKHNDLDDVGKDVYHHTFFEMMGNWSFGDYFKEEACAMAWTLLTERYGMASDRLYVSYFAGDAALGLGCDEETRRIWLDLGVPPDRLLAFGLKQNFWEMGDTGPCGPCTEIHYDRVGGRDAAPLVNAGCPDVLEIWNLVFMQYSRERDGELRALPCRSVDTGLGLERLLSILQGKRSNYDTDLFTPLMDAIHRRSAAPPYGGQTGPEARVDTAYRVVADHARTLAVCIADGVHPGASGPELVLRRILRRAVRFCSEVLRAPRGTLASLVPHVARSLGDVYPEVRREVHRVMEVIDQNEDHFLSNLQRGSRLVRRTLRTLDPQRPLFPAAVACSLHQDLGFPLDLVELMLDEEGAFVDRQEVERLVAKQHKVMSERADDRLTLNAVALDQLRREGVAHTDDSAKYKYAVQREGYVFPTCQARVLALFDGTALVSQVEPGQRCAVILDRTSFYAEQGGQDADCGYFVRGGGQEDLPFSVEHVSAAGGYVMHQVTAADALQTGDRVHLHLDQAHRVACMRNHTATHLLNHALRELLGPSVSQRGSHVSARRLRFDFSVKGSLSAQQLRQVEACVNAAVMANQAVHVQEVPLKVAMNIPNIRTVDEVYPDPVRVVSLTVPVSELLERPVVERASVELCCGTHLVQTASVGDLVIVSERQLVKGIARIVAVTGAEAAQAREVGQSLLEEVDSLAARMVASASSRLDSAQSLAKEVGVLSDAVDNTPIPQWLRGELQARLKTMQRRSNTLVRKLESAQVKAAVAAQAVLAGAKQEAVLVDAVLVDAVEAPSLAVLVKTVNLVSSAHPSAHVMLLAPQKHPAKVLCACQVPKDSAAALPASDWATAVCRRMGGDGGGSAVVARGTGSSHDVAEALTWARTFARTRLVTLTASQRPEQLPAQSGSVGAGPER is encoded by the exons ATGGCGGTTCTCCTCCCACGGCCGCTGATGCTCTCCCTGCTTCCCCGAAGGCTGGCGCCGTTTCCACCGCTTGGCTGGGTTCGCCGAGCGAGCGTGTGTCCCCCGGAAGTCAGCGCCGAGCGCGTCCGTCGGACTTTCGTGGACTTCTTCGAGCGGGAGCACGGACACCTGTCGGTACCGTCGTCCCCGGTCCGGCCCAGGGGGGATCCCAGTCTGCTCTTTGTCAACGCCGGAATGAACCAG TTCAAGCCCATCTTGTTGGGCACGGCAAACCCTCGCAGTGCCATGGCCTCGTACCGCCGCGTGGTCAACAGTCAGAAGTGCGTACGGGCGGGCGGCAAGCACAACGACCTGGACGACGTGGGCAAGGACGTGTACCACCACACGTTCTTCGAGATGATGGGCAACTGGTCCTTCGGTGACTACTTCAAG GAAGAGGCTTGCGCCATGGCCTGGACGCTGCTGACGGAACGCTACGGGATGGCGTCTGACAGGCTCTACGTGTCTTACTTTGCCGGCGACGCCGCTTTGGGCCTGGGATGCGACGAGGAAACGCGCCGTATCTGGCTGGACCTCGG GGTTCCTCCGGATCGCCTCCTCGCGTTCGGCCTGAAGCAGAACTTCTGGGAGATGGGCGACACGGGCCCCTGCGGCCCCTGCACCGAGATCCACTACGACCGGGTGGGAGGCCGCGACGCCGCCCCCCTGGTCAACGCCGGCTGTCCGGATGTGCTGGAGATCTGGAACCTGGTCTTCATGCAGTACAGCAG GGAGCGTGACGGGGAGCTCCGCGCGTTGCCGTGCCGCAGCGTGGACACGGGTTTGGGTCTGGAGAGGCTGCTCAGCATCCTTCAGGGCAAACGCTCCAACTACGACACGGACCTCTTCACCCCGCTGATGGACGCCATCCACCGG AGAAGCGCCGCGCCGCCGTACGGCGGCCAGACAGGACCCGAGGCGCGGGTGGACACGGCGTACCGGGTGGTGGCCGACCACGCCCGCACCTTGGCGGTCTGCATCGCCGACGGGGTCCACCCCGGCGCGTCGGGACCCGA GCTGGTGCTGAGGAGGATCCTGAGGCGCGCGGTCCGCTTCTGCTCGGAGGTCCTGCGGGCTCCCCGGGGAACACTGGCGAGCCTGGTGCCGCACGTGGCGCGCAGCCTG GGGGACGTGTATCCGGAAGTGCGTCGCGAGGTCCACAGG GTGATGGAGGTCATCGACCAGAACGAGGATCACTTCCTGTCCAATCTCCAGCGGGGCAGCCGGCTGGTGCGCCGCACCCTCCGAACCTTGGATCCACAGCGCCCTCTCTTTCCCG CGGCGGTGGCGTGCTCGCTGCACCAGGACTTGGGCTTCCCGCTGGACCTGGTGGAGCTGATGCTGGACGAGGAGGGCGCCTTTGTTGACCGCCAGGAAGTGGAACGGCTTGTCGCAAAGCAACACAAG GTGATGTCGGAGCGGGCCGACGATCGGCTGACATTGAACGCGGTCGCCCTGGACCAGCTGCGGCGAGAGGGCGTGGCTCACACGGACGACAGCGCCAAGTACAAGTACGCGGTCCAGCGGGAAGGCTACG TGTTCCCGACGTGCCAAGCGCGCGTACTGGCGCTGTTTGACGGCACGGCGCTGGTGTCTCAAGTGGAACCAGGTCAGCGCTGCGCCGTCATCCTGGACCGGACTTCCTTCTACGCCGAGCAGGGCGGACAGGACGCCGACTGCGGATACTTTGTACGAGGCGGTGGACAGGAA GACCTGCCCTTCTCCGTGGAGCACGTGTCGGCCGCTGGGGGCTACGTGATGCACCAGGTGACGGCTGCCGACGCCCTCCAGACCGGAGACCGTGTGCACCTCCATCTGGACCAG GCCCACCGTGTGGCGTGCATGAGAAACCACACGGCCACGCACCTGCTCAACCATGCCCTGCGCGAGCTTCTGGGCCCGTCCGTCAGCCAGAGAGGATCGCACGTGTCCGCTCGGCGCCTACGCTTCGACTTCAGCGTCAAG GGCTCGCTGAGCGCCCAGCAGCTTCGGCAGGTGGAGGCCTGCGTCAATGCGGCCGTGATGGCCAACCAGGCGGTGCACGTCCAGGAGGTCCCCCTGAAGGTCGCCATGAACATCCCAAACATCCGCACGGTGGACGAG GTGTATCCCGACCCCGTTCGAGTGGTCTCGCTGACGGTTCCGGTTTCAGAACTTTTGGAGCGCCCTGTGGTCGAGCGCGCGTCGGTGGAACTCTGCTGTGGAAC TCACCTAGTGCAGACGGCCTCCGTCGGCGACCTGGTGATCGTGTCCGAGCGGCAGCTAGTCAAAGGGATCGCTCGCATTGTCGCTGTCACGGGAGCGGAGGCCGCTCAG GCTCGGGAGGTGGGCCAATCGCTGCTGGAGGAAGTGGACTCCCTGGCGGCCAGAATGGTGGCTTCCGCCTCCTCCCGTTTGGACTCGGCGCAGAGTCTCGCCAAGGAAGTGGGCGTGCTCTCTGAT GCGGTGGATAACACGCCCATCCCCCAGTGGCTGCGAGGAGAACTGCAGGCACGCCTCAAGACCATGCAGAGGCGGAGCAACActttggtcaggaagctggagaGCGCCCAGGTGAAG GCGGCGGTTGCGGCCCAGGCGGTGCTGGCCGGCGCCAAGCAGGAAGCTGTGCTGGTGGACGCTGTGCTGGTGGACGCCGTGGAGGCGCCGTCCTTGGCG GTGCTGGTCAAGACGGTGAACCTGGTGAGTTCAGCGCATCCTTCTGCTCACGTCATGCTCTTGGCACCCCAGAAGCATCCCGCCAAAGTCCTGTGCGCCTGTCAGGTTCCCAAG GACTCGGCGGCAGCGCTCCCGGCTTCCGATTGGGCAACGGCCGTTTGTCGGAGGATgggcggcgacggcggcggctcGGCAGTGGTGGCGCGTGGAACCGGAAGTAGCCATGACGTGGCTGAAGCGCTGACGTGGGCCCGAACGTTTGCTCGCACTCGTCTCGTGACCCTGACGGCGTCGCAGCGACCCGAACAGCTTCCTGCGCAGTCAGGAAGTGTGGGGGCGGGGCCCGAGCGCTAA
- the aars2 gene encoding alanine--tRNA ligase, mitochondrial isoform X2 — MAVLLPRPLMLSLLPRRLAPFPPLGWVRRASVCPPEVSAERVRRTFVDFFEREHGHLSVPSSPVRPRGDPSLLFVNAGMNQFKPILLGTANPRSAMASYRRVVNSQKCVRAGGKHNDLDDVGKDVYHHTFFEMMGNWSFGDYFKEEACAMAWTLLTERYGMASDRLYVSYFAGDAALGLGCDEETRRIWLDLGVPPDRLLAFGLKQNFWEMGDTGPCGPCTEIHYDRVGGRDAAPLVNAGCPDVLEIWNLVFMQYSRERDGELRALPCRSVDTGLGLERLLSILQGKRSNYDTDLFTPLMDAIHRRSAAPPYGGQTGPEARVDTAYRVVADHARTLAVCIADGVHPGASGPELVLRRILRRAVRFCSEVLRAPRGTLASLVPHVARSLGDVYPEVRREVHRVMEVIDQNEDHFLSNLQRGSRLVRRTLRTLDPQRPLFPAAVACSLHQDLGFPLDLVELMLDEEGAFVDRQEVERLVAKQHKVMSERADDRLTLNAVALDQLRREGVAHTDDSAKYKYAVQREGYVFPTCQARVLALFDGTALVSQVEPGQRCAVILDRTSFYAEQGGQDADCGYFVRGGGQEDLPFSVEHVSAAGGYVMHQVTAADALQTGDRVHLHLDQAHRVACMRNHTATHLLNHALRELLGPSVSQRGSHVSARRLRFDFSVKGSLSAQQLRQVEACVNAAVMANQAVHVQEVPLKVAMNIPNIRTVDEVYPDPVRVVSLTVPVSELLERPVVERASVELCCGTHLVQTASVGDLVIVSERQLVKGIARIVAVTGAEAAQAREVGQSLLEEVDSLAARMVASASSRLDSAQSLAKEVGVLSDAVDNTPIPQWLRGELQARLKTMQRRSNTLVRKLESAQAAVAAQAVLAGAKQEAVLVDAVLVDAVEAPSLAVLVKTVNLVSSAHPSAHVMLLAPQKHPAKVLCACQVPKDSAAALPASDWATAVCRRMGGDGGGSAVVARGTGSSHDVAEALTWARTFARTRLVTLTASQRPEQLPAQSGSVGAGPER; from the exons ATGGCGGTTCTCCTCCCACGGCCGCTGATGCTCTCCCTGCTTCCCCGAAGGCTGGCGCCGTTTCCACCGCTTGGCTGGGTTCGCCGAGCGAGCGTGTGTCCCCCGGAAGTCAGCGCCGAGCGCGTCCGTCGGACTTTCGTGGACTTCTTCGAGCGGGAGCACGGACACCTGTCGGTACCGTCGTCCCCGGTCCGGCCCAGGGGGGATCCCAGTCTGCTCTTTGTCAACGCCGGAATGAACCAG TTCAAGCCCATCTTGTTGGGCACGGCAAACCCTCGCAGTGCCATGGCCTCGTACCGCCGCGTGGTCAACAGTCAGAAGTGCGTACGGGCGGGCGGCAAGCACAACGACCTGGACGACGTGGGCAAGGACGTGTACCACCACACGTTCTTCGAGATGATGGGCAACTGGTCCTTCGGTGACTACTTCAAG GAAGAGGCTTGCGCCATGGCCTGGACGCTGCTGACGGAACGCTACGGGATGGCGTCTGACAGGCTCTACGTGTCTTACTTTGCCGGCGACGCCGCTTTGGGCCTGGGATGCGACGAGGAAACGCGCCGTATCTGGCTGGACCTCGG GGTTCCTCCGGATCGCCTCCTCGCGTTCGGCCTGAAGCAGAACTTCTGGGAGATGGGCGACACGGGCCCCTGCGGCCCCTGCACCGAGATCCACTACGACCGGGTGGGAGGCCGCGACGCCGCCCCCCTGGTCAACGCCGGCTGTCCGGATGTGCTGGAGATCTGGAACCTGGTCTTCATGCAGTACAGCAG GGAGCGTGACGGGGAGCTCCGCGCGTTGCCGTGCCGCAGCGTGGACACGGGTTTGGGTCTGGAGAGGCTGCTCAGCATCCTTCAGGGCAAACGCTCCAACTACGACACGGACCTCTTCACCCCGCTGATGGACGCCATCCACCGG AGAAGCGCCGCGCCGCCGTACGGCGGCCAGACAGGACCCGAGGCGCGGGTGGACACGGCGTACCGGGTGGTGGCCGACCACGCCCGCACCTTGGCGGTCTGCATCGCCGACGGGGTCCACCCCGGCGCGTCGGGACCCGA GCTGGTGCTGAGGAGGATCCTGAGGCGCGCGGTCCGCTTCTGCTCGGAGGTCCTGCGGGCTCCCCGGGGAACACTGGCGAGCCTGGTGCCGCACGTGGCGCGCAGCCTG GGGGACGTGTATCCGGAAGTGCGTCGCGAGGTCCACAGG GTGATGGAGGTCATCGACCAGAACGAGGATCACTTCCTGTCCAATCTCCAGCGGGGCAGCCGGCTGGTGCGCCGCACCCTCCGAACCTTGGATCCACAGCGCCCTCTCTTTCCCG CGGCGGTGGCGTGCTCGCTGCACCAGGACTTGGGCTTCCCGCTGGACCTGGTGGAGCTGATGCTGGACGAGGAGGGCGCCTTTGTTGACCGCCAGGAAGTGGAACGGCTTGTCGCAAAGCAACACAAG GTGATGTCGGAGCGGGCCGACGATCGGCTGACATTGAACGCGGTCGCCCTGGACCAGCTGCGGCGAGAGGGCGTGGCTCACACGGACGACAGCGCCAAGTACAAGTACGCGGTCCAGCGGGAAGGCTACG TGTTCCCGACGTGCCAAGCGCGCGTACTGGCGCTGTTTGACGGCACGGCGCTGGTGTCTCAAGTGGAACCAGGTCAGCGCTGCGCCGTCATCCTGGACCGGACTTCCTTCTACGCCGAGCAGGGCGGACAGGACGCCGACTGCGGATACTTTGTACGAGGCGGTGGACAGGAA GACCTGCCCTTCTCCGTGGAGCACGTGTCGGCCGCTGGGGGCTACGTGATGCACCAGGTGACGGCTGCCGACGCCCTCCAGACCGGAGACCGTGTGCACCTCCATCTGGACCAG GCCCACCGTGTGGCGTGCATGAGAAACCACACGGCCACGCACCTGCTCAACCATGCCCTGCGCGAGCTTCTGGGCCCGTCCGTCAGCCAGAGAGGATCGCACGTGTCCGCTCGGCGCCTACGCTTCGACTTCAGCGTCAAG GGCTCGCTGAGCGCCCAGCAGCTTCGGCAGGTGGAGGCCTGCGTCAATGCGGCCGTGATGGCCAACCAGGCGGTGCACGTCCAGGAGGTCCCCCTGAAGGTCGCCATGAACATCCCAAACATCCGCACGGTGGACGAG GTGTATCCCGACCCCGTTCGAGTGGTCTCGCTGACGGTTCCGGTTTCAGAACTTTTGGAGCGCCCTGTGGTCGAGCGCGCGTCGGTGGAACTCTGCTGTGGAAC TCACCTAGTGCAGACGGCCTCCGTCGGCGACCTGGTGATCGTGTCCGAGCGGCAGCTAGTCAAAGGGATCGCTCGCATTGTCGCTGTCACGGGAGCGGAGGCCGCTCAG GCTCGGGAGGTGGGCCAATCGCTGCTGGAGGAAGTGGACTCCCTGGCGGCCAGAATGGTGGCTTCCGCCTCCTCCCGTTTGGACTCGGCGCAGAGTCTCGCCAAGGAAGTGGGCGTGCTCTCTGAT GCGGTGGATAACACGCCCATCCCCCAGTGGCTGCGAGGAGAACTGCAGGCACGCCTCAAGACCATGCAGAGGCGGAGCAACActttggtcaggaagctggagaGCGCCCAG GCGGCGGTTGCGGCCCAGGCGGTGCTGGCCGGCGCCAAGCAGGAAGCTGTGCTGGTGGACGCTGTGCTGGTGGACGCCGTGGAGGCGCCGTCCTTGGCG GTGCTGGTCAAGACGGTGAACCTGGTGAGTTCAGCGCATCCTTCTGCTCACGTCATGCTCTTGGCACCCCAGAAGCATCCCGCCAAAGTCCTGTGCGCCTGTCAGGTTCCCAAG GACTCGGCGGCAGCGCTCCCGGCTTCCGATTGGGCAACGGCCGTTTGTCGGAGGATgggcggcgacggcggcggctcGGCAGTGGTGGCGCGTGGAACCGGAAGTAGCCATGACGTGGCTGAAGCGCTGACGTGGGCCCGAACGTTTGCTCGCACTCGTCTCGTGACCCTGACGGCGTCGCAGCGACCCGAACAGCTTCCTGCGCAGTCAGGAAGTGTGGGGGCGGGGCCCGAGCGCTAA
- the aars2 gene encoding alanine--tRNA ligase, mitochondrial isoform X3: protein MAVLLPRPLMLSLLPRRLAPFPPLGWVRRASVCPPEVSAERVRRTFVDFFEREHGHLSVPSSPVRPRGDPSLLFVNAGMNQFKPILLGTANPRSAMASYRRVVNSQKCVRAGGKHNDLDDVGKDVYHHTFFEMMGNWSFGDYFKEEACAMAWTLLTERYGMASDRLYVSYFAGDAALGLGCDEETRRIWLDLGVPPDRLLAFGLKQNFWEMGDTGPCGPCTEIHYDRVGGRDAAPLVNAGCPDVLEIWNLVFMQYSRERDGELRALPCRSVDTGLGLERLLSILQGKRSNYDTDLFTPLMDAIHRRSAAPPYGGQTGPEARVDTAYRVVADHARTLAVCIADGVHPGASGPELVLRRILRRAVRFCSEVLRAPRGTLASLVPHVARSLGDVYPEVRREVHRVMEVIDQNEDHFLSNLQRGSRLVRRTLRTLDPQRPLFPAAVACSLHQDLGFPLDLVELMLDEEGAFVDRQEVERLVAKQHKVMSERADDRLTLNAVALDQLRREGVAHTDDSAKYKYAVQREGYVFPTCQARVLALFDGTALVSQVEPGQRCAVILDRTSFYAEQGGQDADCGYFVRGGGQEDLPFSVEHVSAAGGYVMHQVTAADALQTGDRVHLHLDQVTAPQMNTRGPPCGVHEKPHGHAPAQPCPARASGPVRQPERIARVRSAPTLRLQRQGLAERPAASAGGGLRQCGRDGQPGGARPGGPPEGRHEHPKHPHGGRGVSRPRSSGLADGSGFRTFGAPCGRARVGGTLLWNSPSADGLRRRPGDRVRAAASQRDRSHCRCHGSGGRSGSGGGPIAAGGSGLPGGQNGGFRLLPFGLGAESRQGSGRAL from the exons ATGGCGGTTCTCCTCCCACGGCCGCTGATGCTCTCCCTGCTTCCCCGAAGGCTGGCGCCGTTTCCACCGCTTGGCTGGGTTCGCCGAGCGAGCGTGTGTCCCCCGGAAGTCAGCGCCGAGCGCGTCCGTCGGACTTTCGTGGACTTCTTCGAGCGGGAGCACGGACACCTGTCGGTACCGTCGTCCCCGGTCCGGCCCAGGGGGGATCCCAGTCTGCTCTTTGTCAACGCCGGAATGAACCAG TTCAAGCCCATCTTGTTGGGCACGGCAAACCCTCGCAGTGCCATGGCCTCGTACCGCCGCGTGGTCAACAGTCAGAAGTGCGTACGGGCGGGCGGCAAGCACAACGACCTGGACGACGTGGGCAAGGACGTGTACCACCACACGTTCTTCGAGATGATGGGCAACTGGTCCTTCGGTGACTACTTCAAG GAAGAGGCTTGCGCCATGGCCTGGACGCTGCTGACGGAACGCTACGGGATGGCGTCTGACAGGCTCTACGTGTCTTACTTTGCCGGCGACGCCGCTTTGGGCCTGGGATGCGACGAGGAAACGCGCCGTATCTGGCTGGACCTCGG GGTTCCTCCGGATCGCCTCCTCGCGTTCGGCCTGAAGCAGAACTTCTGGGAGATGGGCGACACGGGCCCCTGCGGCCCCTGCACCGAGATCCACTACGACCGGGTGGGAGGCCGCGACGCCGCCCCCCTGGTCAACGCCGGCTGTCCGGATGTGCTGGAGATCTGGAACCTGGTCTTCATGCAGTACAGCAG GGAGCGTGACGGGGAGCTCCGCGCGTTGCCGTGCCGCAGCGTGGACACGGGTTTGGGTCTGGAGAGGCTGCTCAGCATCCTTCAGGGCAAACGCTCCAACTACGACACGGACCTCTTCACCCCGCTGATGGACGCCATCCACCGG AGAAGCGCCGCGCCGCCGTACGGCGGCCAGACAGGACCCGAGGCGCGGGTGGACACGGCGTACCGGGTGGTGGCCGACCACGCCCGCACCTTGGCGGTCTGCATCGCCGACGGGGTCCACCCCGGCGCGTCGGGACCCGA GCTGGTGCTGAGGAGGATCCTGAGGCGCGCGGTCCGCTTCTGCTCGGAGGTCCTGCGGGCTCCCCGGGGAACACTGGCGAGCCTGGTGCCGCACGTGGCGCGCAGCCTG GGGGACGTGTATCCGGAAGTGCGTCGCGAGGTCCACAGG GTGATGGAGGTCATCGACCAGAACGAGGATCACTTCCTGTCCAATCTCCAGCGGGGCAGCCGGCTGGTGCGCCGCACCCTCCGAACCTTGGATCCACAGCGCCCTCTCTTTCCCG CGGCGGTGGCGTGCTCGCTGCACCAGGACTTGGGCTTCCCGCTGGACCTGGTGGAGCTGATGCTGGACGAGGAGGGCGCCTTTGTTGACCGCCAGGAAGTGGAACGGCTTGTCGCAAAGCAACACAAG GTGATGTCGGAGCGGGCCGACGATCGGCTGACATTGAACGCGGTCGCCCTGGACCAGCTGCGGCGAGAGGGCGTGGCTCACACGGACGACAGCGCCAAGTACAAGTACGCGGTCCAGCGGGAAGGCTACG TGTTCCCGACGTGCCAAGCGCGCGTACTGGCGCTGTTTGACGGCACGGCGCTGGTGTCTCAAGTGGAACCAGGTCAGCGCTGCGCCGTCATCCTGGACCGGACTTCCTTCTACGCCGAGCAGGGCGGACAGGACGCCGACTGCGGATACTTTGTACGAGGCGGTGGACAGGAA GACCTGCCCTTCTCCGTGGAGCACGTGTCGGCCGCTGGGGGCTACGTGATGCACCAGGTGACGGCTGCCGACGCCCTCCAGACCGGAGACCGTGTGCACCTCCATCTGGACCAGGTGACTGCACCACAAATGAACACACGCG GCCCACCGTGTGGCGTGCATGAGAAACCACACGGCCACGCACCTGCTCAACCATGCCCTGCGCGAGCTTCTGGGCCCGTCCGTCAGCCAGAGAGGATCGCACGTGTCCGCTCGGCGCCTACGCTTCGACTTCAGCGTCAAG GGCTCGCTGAGCGCCCAGCAGCTTCGGCAGGTGGAGGCCTGCGTCAATGCGGCCGTGATGGCCAACCAGGCGGTGCACGTCCAGGAGGTCCCCCTGAAGGTCGCCATGAACATCCCAAACATCCGCACGGTGGACGAG GTGTATCCCGACCCCGTTCGAGTGGTCTCGCTGACGGTTCCGGTTTCAGAACTTTTGGAGCGCCCTGTGGTCGAGCGCGCGTCGGTGGAACTCTGCTGTGGAAC TCACCTAGTGCAGACGGCCTCCGTCGGCGACCTGGTGATCGTGTCCGAGCGGCAGCTAGTCAAAGGGATCGCTCGCATTGTCGCTGTCACGGGAGCGGAGGCCGCTCAG GCTCGGGAGGTGGGCCAATCGCTGCTGGAGGAAGTGGACTCCCTGGCGGCCAGAATGGTGGCTTCCGCCTCCTCCCGTTTGGACTCGGCGCAGAGTCTCGCCAAGGAAGTGGGCGTGCTCTCTGA